A genomic stretch from Flavobacterium humidisoli includes:
- a CDS encoding DMP19 family protein, producing the protein MEFGKIIISETAANSENPQDVVNSNISVINLMREEKIDDDLIHEDALMSYYLDFYASKYAEGNFSKFVHDSGWNKELNELIEEGLALIGAEKHLELFKEQCRKLRLQSTIKLGKFLKEKYDTPNAFKDLLNNNAYFELDENLTELNAAFLKSHPDTEVLSVEEMFATLEEFVGHEIKRG; encoded by the coding sequence ATGGAATTCGGTAAAATCATAATTTCAGAAACTGCAGCGAATAGTGAAAATCCGCAAGACGTTGTCAATTCGAATATTTCAGTAATCAATTTAATGCGCGAAGAAAAAATAGACGACGATTTAATTCACGAAGATGCTTTAATGAGTTATTATTTAGATTTTTACGCTTCAAAATATGCCGAGGGAAATTTTTCGAAGTTCGTGCATGATTCGGGTTGGAACAAAGAATTGAACGAATTAATCGAAGAAGGTTTAGCTTTAATTGGCGCAGAAAAGCATTTGGAATTATTTAAAGAACAATGCCGTAAGTTGCGTTTGCAGAGTACTATCAAATTGGGGAAATTTCTAAAAGAGAAATACGATACTCCAAACGCTTTCAAAGATTTGCTAAACAACAATGCTTATTTTGAACTGGATGAAAATTTGACCGAATTGAATGCTGCATTCTTAAAATCGCATCCCGATACAGAAGTACTTTCGGTAGAAGAAATGTTTGCAACACTGGAAGAGTTTGTAGGTCACGAAATTAAGAGAGGTTAA
- a CDS encoding SMI1/KNR4 family protein — MKTNYTLEKEFLKKVEIDDETNKREISTDDQIKNLLSEYPKLPGDYISYLKEIGSGSFRQCQFNVASSLFDLEDLGLEDHYELKSNIWFFGDNFAGDFAGFDFDQNNRKVVEFWHESGELYYTNKSFQTYIREQMLMDENDIK, encoded by the coding sequence ATGAAAACAAATTACACTTTAGAAAAAGAGTTTCTAAAAAAGGTTGAAATCGATGATGAAACAAACAAAAGGGAAATCTCAACCGACGATCAAATTAAAAATCTTCTCTCTGAGTATCCAAAACTGCCAGGAGACTATATTAGTTACTTAAAAGAAATTGGTTCAGGTAGTTTTAGGCAATGTCAATTTAATGTCGCTAGTTCATTATTTGATTTAGAAGATTTAGGCTTAGAGGATCATTATGAATTGAAATCCAATATCTGGTTTTTTGGAGATAATTTTGCAGGCGATTTTGCGGGTTTTGACTTTGATCAAAATAACAGAAAAGTAGTTGAATTTTGGCATGAAAGCGGAGAACTTTATTACACAAATAAGTCGTTTCAAACTTACATAAGAGAACAAATGCTAATGGATGAGAATGATATTAAATAA
- a CDS encoding protease complex subunit PrcB family protein, with product MKRIVLILSILLALTSCENDDLPNSDVQYSLIAKGDSFPNDESLAPIHLIIKDQKAWDKLIAEMNVSTNLSKDFKEINIDFSKYQVIAVIDKTQNTEGHSIDIVEITENRNTIIVKVERLKSGNNTLKLSRPYDIIKTDKTDKKVIFEQ from the coding sequence ATGAAAAGGATTGTCCTAATACTTAGCATATTGCTAGCTTTAACGAGTTGCGAGAATGATGATTTACCAAATTCTGATGTGCAATATTCGTTAATTGCTAAAGGAGATTCTTTTCCAAATGATGAAAGTCTTGCGCCAATACATTTGATTATTAAAGACCAAAAAGCTTGGGATAAATTAATTGCAGAAATGAATGTTTCTACCAATTTGTCTAAAGATTTTAAAGAAATTAATATTGATTTTAGCAAATATCAAGTTATTGCTGTTATAGATAAAACTCAAAACACAGAAGGTCATTCTATCGATATTGTTGAAATTACCGAAAATCGAAATACTATAATTGTAAAAGTAGAGAGACTAAAAAGTGGCAATAATACTTTAAAACTATCAAGACCTTACGACATTATCAAAACAGATAAGACAGACAAAAAAGTTATTTTTGAGCAATAA
- a CDS encoding PhzF family phenazine biosynthesis protein, with amino-acid sequence MSGRKALEYYVLDVFSNESYKGNPLSVVFTDGNLKLETYQDISKEFGYSETSFVYYSTREKALVVRSFTPTGIEIDGAGHNLLGAVCGALLKGIPIFEEQNESEPFVIMNHSAIPVSVSFDLDNFSPVVQMHQKSAVIKSEIPTYRIAVALGLKIEDLDVNSFVPTIVKTEVAHTMVPIKNSQILNSFVPDNQLLIQISKEYNFEGFYCFAPADEGQDHIVETRFFNPIIGINEDPATGTAAGPLIGFLTQKKFTKPDKEYKILQGVKLKQPSMIEVMNRDEDILVGGSSIITMKGELYI; translated from the coding sequence ATGAGCGGAAGAAAAGCATTAGAATATTACGTTTTAGACGTATTCTCCAACGAAAGCTACAAAGGAAATCCACTTTCGGTTGTTTTTACAGATGGAAATTTAAAATTAGAAACTTATCAGGATATTTCTAAAGAATTTGGCTATTCTGAAACTTCTTTTGTTTATTATTCTACAAGAGAAAAAGCACTTGTAGTCCGTTCGTTTACTCCAACCGGAATAGAAATCGACGGCGCAGGCCATAATTTATTAGGCGCGGTCTGTGGCGCCCTACTAAAAGGAATTCCCATTTTTGAGGAGCAAAATGAAAGCGAACCGTTTGTAATTATGAACCATTCGGCAATTCCAGTATCAGTAAGTTTCGATTTGGATAATTTTTCACCAGTTGTTCAAATGCATCAAAAATCGGCAGTTATAAAAAGTGAAATTCCAACTTATAGAATTGCGGTGGCGCTGGGTTTAAAGATTGAAGATTTGGATGTAAATTCTTTTGTTCCAACAATAGTCAAAACAGAAGTTGCGCATACAATGGTTCCTATAAAAAACAGCCAGATATTGAACAGCTTTGTCCCAGACAACCAGCTTTTAATTCAAATCTCAAAAGAATATAATTTTGAAGGTTTTTATTGTTTCGCTCCAGCAGATGAAGGTCAGGATCATATAGTCGAAACAAGGTTTTTTAATCCTATCATCGGAATAAATGAAGATCCAGCAACGGGAACAGCTGCTGGTCCTTTAATTGGTTTTTTAACGCAAAAGAAATTTACTAAACCCGATAAAGAGTATAAAATTCTTCAAGGTGTCAAATTAAAGCAGCCATCAATGATTGAAGTTATGAACCGTGACGAAGATATTCTGGTTGGCGGTTCTTCAATTATTACTATGAAAGGCGAACTTTATATATAA
- a CDS encoding CDGSH iron-sulfur domain-containing protein encodes MSKTKLIINKNGSIKIEGDFEIMDPEGTLYGLQGRSALGLCRCGHSANKPFCDGAHRNNFEHDSIAFDLPPMKTN; translated from the coding sequence ATGAGCAAGACAAAATTAATCATCAATAAAAATGGATCAATAAAAATCGAAGGAGATTTTGAAATCATGGATCCAGAAGGAACACTTTACGGTTTACAAGGAAGATCTGCACTTGGACTTTGCCGTTGCGGACATTCTGCAAACAAACCATTTTGCGATGGAGCACACCGTAATAATTTCGAACACGATTCTATCGCATTCGATTTGCCACCAATGAAAACAAACTAA
- the metG gene encoding methionine--tRNA ligase has product MTQNPKRYTITAALPYTNGPIHIGHLAGVYVPADIYSRYLRLQGKDVAFICGSDEHGVAISMKAKKEGITPQEVIDKYDGIIRKSFADFGISFNNYSRTSAKIHHDTAQEFFRKLYDNGDFIEEVTEQLYDAKADQFLADRFVVGTCPRCGNEGAYGDQCENCGSTLNATDLINPKSTITGETPILKETKHWFLPLDRYSDFLTKWILEGHKNDWKPNVYGQVKSWIDGGLEPRAVTRDLDWGIDVPVEGAEGKKLYVWFDAPIGYISSTKEWAAREGKDWEPYWKDEDTKLVHFIGKDNIVFHCIIFPAMLKAEGSYILPDNVPANEFLNLEGNKLSTSKNWAVWLHEYLEEFPDKQDVLRYALTSNAPETKDNDFTWKDFQARNNNELVAIFGNFINRVVVLTNKYYDGIIPTANEFTEIDEATLNELKAYPAVISSSVERYRFREALGELMNVARLGNKYLADEEPWKVMKDNPERVKTQMYVALQIAAALSVLAEPFLPFTASKLSKILNLGDLKEHFAGFSKFLKEKDRDAKDIVIDKTLGWNDISENSDLIPAGHKIGEAELLFAKIEDEEIQKQVDKLEATKTANIAENKQAEPQKDLIQFEDFAKMDIRIGTILEAEKMPKANKLLVLKVDTGIDVRTIVSGIAESFSPEEIIGKRVSVLANLAPRALRGVESQGMILMTTNAEGKLVFVNPDADAPNGATVN; this is encoded by the coding sequence ATGACACAGAATCCAAAGAGATATACGATCACGGCGGCATTACCTTACACCAATGGACCTATTCATATTGGGCATTTGGCGGGGGTTTACGTGCCTGCAGATATATATTCGAGATACTTAAGATTGCAAGGAAAAGATGTAGCATTTATCTGCGGAAGCGATGAACACGGCGTTGCAATTTCAATGAAAGCCAAAAAAGAAGGAATTACACCACAAGAAGTTATTGATAAATATGACGGAATTATCCGTAAATCGTTTGCAGATTTCGGCATTTCATTCAACAATTATTCTAGAACTTCGGCGAAAATTCATCATGATACGGCTCAGGAATTTTTTAGAAAACTGTATGATAATGGTGATTTTATTGAAGAAGTAACAGAGCAGTTGTACGATGCAAAAGCAGATCAGTTTTTAGCTGACCGTTTTGTGGTTGGAACTTGCCCAAGATGCGGCAATGAAGGAGCTTACGGTGATCAATGCGAAAATTGCGGATCTACCTTAAATGCGACTGATTTGATTAACCCGAAATCGACAATTACTGGAGAAACTCCTATTCTTAAAGAAACAAAACACTGGTTTTTACCTTTAGATAGATATTCTGATTTCTTAACCAAATGGATTTTAGAAGGCCATAAAAACGACTGGAAACCGAACGTTTACGGACAAGTAAAATCTTGGATCGACGGCGGATTGGAACCTCGTGCCGTAACGCGTGACTTAGACTGGGGAATTGATGTTCCGGTTGAAGGTGCTGAAGGCAAAAAATTATATGTTTGGTTTGATGCACCAATCGGATATATTTCGTCTACTAAAGAATGGGCAGCGCGCGAAGGAAAAGACTGGGAGCCGTATTGGAAAGATGAAGACACCAAATTGGTTCACTTTATTGGGAAAGACAATATTGTTTTTCACTGTATCATTTTCCCAGCCATGCTAAAAGCCGAAGGAAGTTATATTTTGCCAGACAATGTTCCAGCAAATGAGTTTTTGAATTTGGAAGGAAACAAACTTTCGACTTCTAAAAACTGGGCAGTTTGGTTACACGAATATTTAGAAGAATTTCCAGATAAGCAGGATGTTTTGCGTTATGCATTAACATCAAACGCTCCTGAAACAAAAGATAATGATTTTACGTGGAAAGATTTCCAAGCAAGAAATAACAATGAATTAGTTGCTATTTTCGGAAACTTCATTAATCGTGTTGTGGTTTTAACCAACAAATATTACGATGGAATTATTCCAACGGCAAATGAATTTACAGAAATTGATGAAGCAACTTTAAACGAATTAAAAGCGTATCCAGCTGTAATTTCAAGTTCTGTTGAGCGTTACAGATTCCGTGAAGCTTTAGGTGAATTGATGAATGTTGCTCGTTTAGGAAATAAATACCTTGCTGACGAAGAGCCTTGGAAAGTAATGAAAGACAATCCAGAACGTGTAAAAACTCAAATGTATGTGGCGTTGCAAATTGCTGCTGCGTTGAGCGTTTTAGCTGAGCCGTTTTTACCTTTTACAGCTTCTAAGCTTTCTAAAATCTTGAATTTAGGTGATCTTAAAGAACATTTTGCTGGATTTAGTAAGTTTTTGAAAGAGAAAGATCGCGATGCAAAAGACATTGTAATTGATAAAACTTTAGGTTGGAATGACATTTCTGAAAACTCAGATTTAATTCCGGCAGGACATAAAATTGGTGAAGCAGAATTGCTTTTCGCTAAAATTGAAGACGAAGAAATACAAAAACAAGTAGATAAATTGGAAGCGACAAAAACCGCAAATATTGCTGAAAACAAACAAGCAGAACCACAAAAAGATTTAATTCAGTTTGAGGATTTTGCGAAAATGGATATTCGTATTGGAACAATTTTGGAAGCTGAAAAAATGCCAAAAGCAAACAAACTTTTAGTATTAAAAGTTGACACTGGAATTGACGTTCGTACGATTGTTTCAGGAATTGCAGAGAGTTTTTCTCCAGAAGAAATTATCGGAAAACGTGTTTCTGTATTAGCAAACTTAGCGCCAAGAGCTTTACGCGGAGTTGAAAGTCAAGGAATGATCTTAATGACAACAAATGCAGAAGGAAAACTAGTTTTTGTAAACCCAGATGCTGATGCACCAAATGGAGCAACAGTAAATTAA
- a CDS encoding NfeD family protein, with product MELLESLPTLLKSFWYIAIPTSLIFLIQTIITFSGLDVADGFDTDFDADVHDGGDFQLFSLRNLINFLLGFSWTGISFYATLGEKPVFLIATSFVVGVLFVLLFFFVIKQVQKLAEDNSFKITNTLNKTAEVYLTIPEKKSGKGKIMISVNGAFHELEAMTENDRIPSGSSVKVVKIENNNLLIVETI from the coding sequence ATGGAGCTATTAGAAAGTTTACCGACTTTGCTTAAATCTTTTTGGTACATCGCGATTCCAACAAGTTTGATTTTTCTGATTCAAACCATTATTACCTTTTCGGGTCTTGATGTTGCAGATGGTTTCGATACCGATTTTGATGCCGATGTTCATGATGGCGGAGATTTTCAGCTTTTCTCATTACGAAACCTTATTAATTTTCTTTTAGGTTTTAGTTGGACTGGAATTTCTTTTTATGCTACACTTGGTGAAAAGCCTGTCTTTCTTATTGCGACTTCATTTGTTGTTGGAGTTTTGTTTGTGCTTTTGTTTTTCTTCGTAATCAAACAAGTGCAAAAACTAGCTGAAGACAATTCTTTTAAAATAACCAATACACTAAATAAAACTGCGGAAGTATATCTGACTATTCCCGAAAAGAAAAGCGGAAAAGGCAAAATTATGATTAGCGTAAACGGTGCCTTTCATGAACTGGAAGCCATGACAGAAAATGATAGAATTCCGTCAGGAAGTTCAGTAAAAGTTGTCAAAATAGAAAACAACAACCTCTTAATCGTAGAAACCATATAA
- a CDS encoding flotillin family protein, protein MNPIILIAVAAIVLFVTISALISRYKRCPSDKILVIYGRTGGTSARCVHGGGAFIWPVIQDYSFLDLKPLSIEANLTNALSRQNIRVDVPCRFTIAISTESDSMNTAAERLLGLSSEQVQELAKDILFGQLRLVIATMTIEEINSDRDKFLDNISKNVDSELKKIGLKLINVNVTDIRDESGYIEALGKEAAAKAINEAKISVAEQEKIGETGKALADREKDTQIAETHRDRDVKIAITQKDREISIATAAKDETIGKAEAERDTRVKTSEANAIAIQGENEAKIAIANSEAIRREKEAESLRIAIAAEKVQQAKALEESYLAEQKAELARSERERSTQIANIVVPAEIAKQRAIIEAQAAAETIRENAKGEADAIFAKMEAEAKGLFEILTKQAEGYKDVVAAAGGDPSKAFQLLLLEKLPELVKTQVEAVKNIKIDKITVWDSGSGQGENGSTANFVSGMMKTVPPLNDLFNMAGLNLPTYLKGEDAPEVPPTIQVEETKE, encoded by the coding sequence ATGAACCCAATTATTTTGATTGCAGTTGCGGCAATCGTTCTATTCGTAACCATTTCAGCATTAATCTCGAGGTACAAACGCTGTCCTTCAGATAAAATTTTAGTAATCTACGGACGCACTGGCGGCACTTCTGCACGATGCGTGCATGGCGGAGGCGCTTTTATCTGGCCAGTTATTCAGGATTATTCTTTTCTGGATTTAAAACCACTTTCTATCGAAGCCAATTTGACAAATGCGTTAAGCCGTCAGAACATTAGAGTAGATGTCCCTTGCCGATTCACCATTGCAATTTCTACAGAATCGGACAGTATGAACACTGCTGCTGAAAGATTATTAGGTTTATCATCAGAACAAGTTCAAGAGCTTGCAAAAGATATTTTGTTTGGTCAATTGCGTTTGGTTATTGCAACAATGACTATTGAAGAAATCAACTCAGATCGTGATAAATTCTTGGACAATATTTCTAAAAATGTTGACAGCGAATTAAAGAAAATTGGTCTTAAACTAATAAACGTTAACGTTACCGATATTCGTGACGAATCTGGTTATATCGAAGCTTTAGGAAAAGAAGCGGCTGCAAAAGCGATCAACGAAGCTAAAATCAGCGTGGCTGAGCAGGAAAAAATAGGAGAAACTGGTAAAGCTCTTGCTGACAGAGAAAAAGACACTCAAATTGCTGAAACACACAGAGACCGAGATGTAAAAATAGCCATTACACAAAAAGACCGTGAAATTAGTATTGCAACAGCTGCTAAAGATGAAACGATTGGAAAGGCCGAAGCAGAAAGAGATACAAGGGTAAAAACATCTGAAGCAAACGCAATCGCAATTCAGGGAGAAAACGAAGCGAAAATTGCCATCGCAAATTCTGAAGCTATTCGTAGAGAAAAAGAAGCAGAATCGTTGCGTATTGCAATTGCTGCCGAAAAAGTACAACAGGCAAAAGCACTGGAAGAATCATATCTTGCAGAACAAAAAGCCGAATTGGCACGTTCTGAAAGAGAACGCTCTACACAAATTGCCAACATTGTAGTTCCTGCTGAAATTGCTAAACAAAGAGCCATCATTGAAGCGCAAGCTGCTGCCGAAACCATCAGAGAAAATGCAAAAGGAGAAGCGGATGCAATCTTCGCTAAAATGGAAGCAGAAGCAAAAGGTTTATTTGAAATCTTAACCAAACAAGCAGAAGGTTACAAAGATGTTGTGGCTGCCGCTGGCGGAGATCCGAGCAAAGCATTCCAGCTTTTATTATTGGAGAAACTTCCTGAATTGGTTAAAACTCAGGTGGAAGCGGTTAAAAACATCAAAATTGACAAAATCACGGTTTGGGATTCTGGAAGCGGTCAAGGCGAAAACGGTTCAACAGCCAATTTTGTTTCTGGAATGATGAAGACAGTTCCGCCATTAAATGATCTATTCAATATGGCAGGTTTAAATCTACCAACTTATTTAAAAGGCGAAGATGCTCCTGAAGTTCCTCCAACTATTCAAGTAGAAGAAACGAAAGAGTAA